One genomic window of Muntiacus reevesi chromosome 4, mMunRee1.1, whole genome shotgun sequence includes the following:
- the PPP4R1 gene encoding serine/threonine-protein phosphatase 4 regulatory subunit 1 isoform X5 has protein sequence MLTPLGRLDKYAASENVFNRQMVARSLLDTLREVCDDERECIAVLERISRLADDSEPTVRAELMEQVPHIALFCQENRPAIPYAFSKYLLPIVVQYLADQNNQVRKTSQAALLALLEQELIERFDVETKVCPVLVELTAPDSNDDVKTEAVAIMCKMAPMVGKDITERLILPRFCEMCCDCRMFHVRKVCAANFGDICSVVGQQATEEMLLPRFFQLCSDNVWGVRKACAECFMAVSCATCQEIRRTKLSALFINLISDPSRWVRQAAFQSLGPFISTFANPSSSGQYFKEENKSSEDISVEDKNRNYLDTFTLFPKRSNERTRGEDAPEDVETRPTVGDCSVHLEDALADGAESPRQAPGELGAPAESSSPRRLSPEPPPLSLEPPPDAAGSEEEQEPCACRLASRPEAGTGAQDSAPLDQELYNSFHFWRTPLPEIDLDVELEQGSGSEPGPQRLDVEPEVPASSSTSITMATRKELEEMIENLEPHIDDPDVKAQVDVLAAALRASSLDAGDEAGEAARRTPQDELPSCRLDHDTAGPLISEETMDSALHYIHNDSDSGTSSGFSPDEERRAKVQDVVPQALLDQYLSMTDPSRAQTVDTEIAKHCAYSLPGVALTLGRQNWHCLRETYETLASDMQWKVRRTLAFSIHELAVILGDQLTAADLVPIFNGFLKDLDEVRIGVLKHLHDFLKLLHIDKRREYLYQLQEFLVTDNSRNWRFRAELAEQLILLLELYSPRDVYDYLRPIALNLCADKVSSVRWISYKLVSEMVRKLHQAAPPTFGADLIQELVESFGRCPRWSGRQAFVFVCQTVIEDDCLPMDQFAVHLMPHLLTLANDRVPNVRVLLAKTLRQTLLEKEHFLTSASCHQEAVEQTIMALQMDRDSDVKYFASTHPASTRISEDALSTASSTY, from the exons ATGCTGACGCCGCTGGGGAGACTGGACAAGTATGCTGCGAGTGAGAACGTATTTAACAG ACAGATGGTGGCCCGGAGTCTGCTGGACACGCTGAGGGAAGTGTGCGATGATGAGAGAGAGTGCATTGCTGTCCTGGAAAGAATCAGCAGATTAGCTGACGATTCAG AGCCGACCGTGAGGGCAGAGCTGATGGAGCAGGTGCCTCACATTGCCTTGTTCTGCCAAGAAAACCGGCCAGCAATCCCATACGCCTTTTCAAAGTATTTGCTGCCCATTGTGGTTCAATATCTCGCAGATCAGAATAACCAG GTAAGAAAAACGAGCCAGGCAGCTTTGCTGGCCCTGCTGGAGCAGGAGCTGATCGAGCGCTTCGATGTGGAGACCAAAGTGTGCCCCGTCCTCGTGGAGCTGACAGCCCCTGACAGCAACGACGACGTGAAGACAGAAGCCGTGGCC ATAATGTGCAAAATGGCCCCCATGGTTGGCAAGGACATCACGGAACGTTTGATCCTCCCTCGGTTTTGTGAGATGTGCTGTGACTGCAGAATGTTTCATGTTCGAAAG GTCTGTGCCGCCAATTTTGGAGATATTTGCAGCGTCGTCGGCCAGCAAGCTACTGAGGAGATGTTG CTGCCCAGGTTTTTCCAGCTCTGCTCGGACAATGTGTGGGGCGTCCGCAAGGCCTGCGCGGAGTGCTTCATGGCTGTTTCATGTGCCACATGTCAAGAGATTCGACGGACTAAACTGTCAGCACTCTTTATTAATTTGATCAGTGATCCTTCACGTTGG GTTCGGCAAGCAGCTTTCCAGTCTCTGGGACCTTTCATATCTACGTTCGCTAATCCGTCTAGCTCGGGCcagtattttaaagaagaaaacaaaagctcagAAGATATATCAGTAGAAGACAAAAATAG GAATTATCTTGATACTTTCACTCTCTTTCCCAAACGAAGCAATGAAAGGACCAGGGGTGAAGACGCTCCAGAGGACGTAGAGACCAGGCCCACTGTGGGTGATTGCAGCGTCCACCTGGAAGACGCGCTGGCAGACGGTGCGGAGAGCCCGAGGCAGGCTCCCGGTGAACTGGGCGCTCCCGCGGAGAGCTCCTCACCTCGCCGGTTGTCCCCGGAGCCTCCCCCGTTGTCCCTGGAGCCTCCCCCAGACGCGGCTGGCAGCGAAGAGGAGCAGGAGCCCTGCGCCTGCAGGTTAGCGTCCCGGCCAGAGGCGGGCACCGGTGCACAGGACTCAGCTCCCCTGGACCAGGAGCTGTACAACTCCTTCCACTTCTGGAGGACTCCTCTCCCCGAGATAGACCTGGACGTGGAGCTGGAGCAGGGCTCCGGGAGCGAGCCTGGCCCACAGAGGCTGGACGTGGAGCCCGAAGTGCCCGCCTCCAGCTCTACCAGCATCACCATGGCCACCAGGAAGGAGCTGGAGGAGATGATAGAAAACCTGGAGCCGCACATTGACGACCCCGACGTGAAAG CGCAGGTGGACGTCTTGGCTGCTGCCCTGCGCGCCTCCAGCCTGGATGCCGGCGACGAGGCTGGCGAGGCCGCCCGGAGGACCCCCCAGGATGAGCTCCCCAGCTGCCGGCTTGACCATGACACCGCTGGGCCTTTGATCAGTGAGGAG ACCATGGACTCTGCCCTCCACTACATTCACAATGACTCAGACTCGGGCACCAGCAGTGGTTTCAGCCCTGATGAGGAAAGGAGAGCTAAAGTCCAG GACGTGGTGCCCCAGGCCCTGCTTGACCAGTACCTGTCCATGACCGACCCCTCACGGGCACAGACCGTGGACACCGAGATCGCCAAGCACTGTGCCTACAGCCTGCCGGGCGTGGCACTGACACTCGGCCGCCAGAACTGGCACTGCCTGCGCGAGACCTACGAGACGCTGGCCTCGGACATGCAG TGGAAGGTTCGAAGAACGTTAGCTTTCTCCATCCATGAGCTCGCAGTCATCCTGGGAGACCAGCTCACAGCTGCAGACCTGGTCCcaatttttaatggatttttaaaagaccTCGATGAAGTCAGGATAGGTGTCCTGAAGCACTTGCACGACTTTCTGAAG CTTCTGCACATCGACAAAAGAAGAGAGTATCTGTATCAGCTTCAGGAGTTCTTGGTGACTGACAACAGTAGAAACTGGCGCTTCCGAGCCGAGCTGGCCGA ACAGCTCATCTTGCTCCTGGAGCTGTACAGCCCCCGGGACGTGTACGACTACCTGCGCCCCATCGCCCTAAACCTCTGTGCAGACAAGGTGTCCTCCGTACGCTGGATCTCCTACAAGCTG GTCAGCGAGATGGTGCGCAAGCTGCATCAGGCGGCACCGCCCACCTTCGGGGCAGACCTCATCCAGGAGCTGGTGGAGAGCTTCGGCCGCTGCCCGCGGTGGTCCGGGCGGCAGGCTTTCGTCTTCGTCTGCCAG ACCGTCATCGAGGACGACTGCCTGCCCATGGACCAGTTCGCCGTGCACCTGATGCCCCACCTGCTCACCTTGGCAAACGACAGGGTTCCCAACGTGCGCGTGCTGCTCGCGAAGACGCTGAGACAGACTCTGCTGGAGAAAG AGCACTTCCTGACCTCCGCGAGCTGCCACCAGGAGGCCGTAGAGCAGACCATCATGGCTCTGCAGATGGACCGCGACAGTGACGTCAAGTACTTTGCCAGCACCCACCCGGCCAGCACCAGGATCTCCGAAGACGCCCTGAGCACAGCCTCCTCCACCTACTAG
- the PPP4R1 gene encoding serine/threonine-protein phosphatase 4 regulatory subunit 1 isoform X3 encodes MADLSLLQEDLPEDADGFGVDDCSSESDVIVVPSALDFVSQDDMLTPLGRLDKYAASENVFNRQMVARSLLDTLREVCDDERECIAVLERISRLADDSEPTVRAELMEQVPHIALFCQENRPAIPYAFSKYLLPIVVQYLADQNNQVRKTSQAALLALLEQELIERFDVETKVCPVLVELTAPDSNDDVKTEAVAIMCKMAPMVGKDITERLILPRFCEMCCDCRMFHVRKVCAANFGDICSVVGQQATEEMLLPRFFQLCSDNVWGVRKACAECFMAVSCATCQEIRRTKLSALFINLISDPSRWVRQAAFQSLGPFISTFANPSSSGQYFKEENKSSEDISVEDKNRNYLDTFTLFPKRSNERTRGEDAPEDVETRPTVGDCSVHLEDALADGAESPRQAPGELGAPAESSSPRRLSPEPPPLSLEPPPDAAGSEEEQEPCACRLASRPEAGTGAQDSAPLDQELYNSFHFWRTPLPEIDLDVELEQGSGSEPGPQRLDVEPEVPASSSTSITMATRKELEEMIENLEPHIDDPDVKAQVDVLAAALRASSLDAGDEAGEAARRTPQDELPSCRLDHDTAGPLISEETMDSALHYIHNDSDSGTSSGFSPDEERRAKVQDVVPQALLDQYLSMTDPSRAQTVDTEIAKHCAYSLPGVALTLGRQNWHCLRETYETLASDMQWKVRRTLAFSIHELAVILGDQLTAADLVPIFNGFLKDLDEVRIGVLKHLHDFLKLLHIDKRREYLYQLQEFLVTDNSRNWRFRAELAEQLILLLELYSPRDVYDYLRPIALNLCADKVSSVRWISYKLVSEMVRKLHQAAPPTFGADLIQELVESFGRCPRWSGRQAFVFVCQTVIEDDCLPMDQFAVHLMPHLLTLANDRVPNVRVLLAKTLRQTLLEKEHFLTSASCHQEAVEQTIMALQMDRDSDVKYFASTHPASTRISEDALSTASSTY; translated from the exons TTGGTGTGGATGACTGCAGCTCAGAGTCTGATGTGATTGTTGTACCTTCAGCCCTGGACTTTGTCTCACAAGATGACATGCTGACGCCGCTGGGGAGACTGGACAAGTATGCTGCGAGTGAGAACGTATTTAACAG ACAGATGGTGGCCCGGAGTCTGCTGGACACGCTGAGGGAAGTGTGCGATGATGAGAGAGAGTGCATTGCTGTCCTGGAAAGAATCAGCAGATTAGCTGACGATTCAG AGCCGACCGTGAGGGCAGAGCTGATGGAGCAGGTGCCTCACATTGCCTTGTTCTGCCAAGAAAACCGGCCAGCAATCCCATACGCCTTTTCAAAGTATTTGCTGCCCATTGTGGTTCAATATCTCGCAGATCAGAATAACCAG GTAAGAAAAACGAGCCAGGCAGCTTTGCTGGCCCTGCTGGAGCAGGAGCTGATCGAGCGCTTCGATGTGGAGACCAAAGTGTGCCCCGTCCTCGTGGAGCTGACAGCCCCTGACAGCAACGACGACGTGAAGACAGAAGCCGTGGCC ATAATGTGCAAAATGGCCCCCATGGTTGGCAAGGACATCACGGAACGTTTGATCCTCCCTCGGTTTTGTGAGATGTGCTGTGACTGCAGAATGTTTCATGTTCGAAAG GTCTGTGCCGCCAATTTTGGAGATATTTGCAGCGTCGTCGGCCAGCAAGCTACTGAGGAGATGTTG CTGCCCAGGTTTTTCCAGCTCTGCTCGGACAATGTGTGGGGCGTCCGCAAGGCCTGCGCGGAGTGCTTCATGGCTGTTTCATGTGCCACATGTCAAGAGATTCGACGGACTAAACTGTCAGCACTCTTTATTAATTTGATCAGTGATCCTTCACGTTGG GTTCGGCAAGCAGCTTTCCAGTCTCTGGGACCTTTCATATCTACGTTCGCTAATCCGTCTAGCTCGGGCcagtattttaaagaagaaaacaaaagctcagAAGATATATCAGTAGAAGACAAAAATAG GAATTATCTTGATACTTTCACTCTCTTTCCCAAACGAAGCAATGAAAGGACCAGGGGTGAAGACGCTCCAGAGGACGTAGAGACCAGGCCCACTGTGGGTGATTGCAGCGTCCACCTGGAAGACGCGCTGGCAGACGGTGCGGAGAGCCCGAGGCAGGCTCCCGGTGAACTGGGCGCTCCCGCGGAGAGCTCCTCACCTCGCCGGTTGTCCCCGGAGCCTCCCCCGTTGTCCCTGGAGCCTCCCCCAGACGCGGCTGGCAGCGAAGAGGAGCAGGAGCCCTGCGCCTGCAGGTTAGCGTCCCGGCCAGAGGCGGGCACCGGTGCACAGGACTCAGCTCCCCTGGACCAGGAGCTGTACAACTCCTTCCACTTCTGGAGGACTCCTCTCCCCGAGATAGACCTGGACGTGGAGCTGGAGCAGGGCTCCGGGAGCGAGCCTGGCCCACAGAGGCTGGACGTGGAGCCCGAAGTGCCCGCCTCCAGCTCTACCAGCATCACCATGGCCACCAGGAAGGAGCTGGAGGAGATGATAGAAAACCTGGAGCCGCACATTGACGACCCCGACGTGAAAG CGCAGGTGGACGTCTTGGCTGCTGCCCTGCGCGCCTCCAGCCTGGATGCCGGCGACGAGGCTGGCGAGGCCGCCCGGAGGACCCCCCAGGATGAGCTCCCCAGCTGCCGGCTTGACCATGACACCGCTGGGCCTTTGATCAGTGAGGAG ACCATGGACTCTGCCCTCCACTACATTCACAATGACTCAGACTCGGGCACCAGCAGTGGTTTCAGCCCTGATGAGGAAAGGAGAGCTAAAGTCCAG GACGTGGTGCCCCAGGCCCTGCTTGACCAGTACCTGTCCATGACCGACCCCTCACGGGCACAGACCGTGGACACCGAGATCGCCAAGCACTGTGCCTACAGCCTGCCGGGCGTGGCACTGACACTCGGCCGCCAGAACTGGCACTGCCTGCGCGAGACCTACGAGACGCTGGCCTCGGACATGCAG TGGAAGGTTCGAAGAACGTTAGCTTTCTCCATCCATGAGCTCGCAGTCATCCTGGGAGACCAGCTCACAGCTGCAGACCTGGTCCcaatttttaatggatttttaaaagaccTCGATGAAGTCAGGATAGGTGTCCTGAAGCACTTGCACGACTTTCTGAAG CTTCTGCACATCGACAAAAGAAGAGAGTATCTGTATCAGCTTCAGGAGTTCTTGGTGACTGACAACAGTAGAAACTGGCGCTTCCGAGCCGAGCTGGCCGA ACAGCTCATCTTGCTCCTGGAGCTGTACAGCCCCCGGGACGTGTACGACTACCTGCGCCCCATCGCCCTAAACCTCTGTGCAGACAAGGTGTCCTCCGTACGCTGGATCTCCTACAAGCTG GTCAGCGAGATGGTGCGCAAGCTGCATCAGGCGGCACCGCCCACCTTCGGGGCAGACCTCATCCAGGAGCTGGTGGAGAGCTTCGGCCGCTGCCCGCGGTGGTCCGGGCGGCAGGCTTTCGTCTTCGTCTGCCAG ACCGTCATCGAGGACGACTGCCTGCCCATGGACCAGTTCGCCGTGCACCTGATGCCCCACCTGCTCACCTTGGCAAACGACAGGGTTCCCAACGTGCGCGTGCTGCTCGCGAAGACGCTGAGACAGACTCTGCTGGAGAAAG AGCACTTCCTGACCTCCGCGAGCTGCCACCAGGAGGCCGTAGAGCAGACCATCATGGCTCTGCAGATGGACCGCGACAGTGACGTCAAGTACTTTGCCAGCACCCACCCGGCCAGCACCAGGATCTCCGAAGACGCCCTGAGCACAGCCTCCTCCACCTACTAG